ATTCATTGGATCCGGTGCACACAGAATGGTTGCACGGTCATTACCACGAGTTCATTCAGAGGGAACTTGGTGGGGACGTGAGGGTCGCCTTTAGTCGTCATCACATTAAAACGGCATTTGATGTGTTTGAACATGGAATTGTAAAGCGCCGATTACTAGAAGGGCAGAGTGAAGACTCCGATGACTGGCGGATTGGTCATCCTGTTGTATTCCCTTACATGCTGGCTGTTGGGAGTGGTGGACTTGGTACGTATGCGATGCAAATGAGAATACCCATGGATGACACACATACATGGCATGTTTGGTACAACGCATACGTTCCGGGGGAGCATGTTGAGATCCCTCAGTCCCTTCAGAAGCTTTGTCTGTATGACGTACCGTGGCGCGATGCGGAAGGCGAGTTTATTACCGATTATATTGATGGTCAAGATATCGCCATGTGGGTCACGCAGGGGACTATTGCCGACCGGACGACTGAGCATTTGGGAACAACAGACAAGGGTATTATTCTCCTACGCAAGCTTTACATGGAGCAAATACAAAGAGTACAAAAAGGCTTGGATCCACTGGGTGTCATACGCGACCCCAGTCTAAATGGATTCATCAAGTTGCCGCTGGAACGAAAAAAGCATCATTTTAGCGAGGGATTCGAGAGCGTAACGATGCGATTCCAAACGCGATTTTGTCCGATAGCGAAAGATTTGATCAACTTCTTTGAGAAGACAAGTGTTGCTCAATGAATGAACAACGCGAAGCACATTCAAGCAGTCTCACTGGAAAAAACCATAGGTGTCCGAGATGCGGTACACCGCTGAATCGATCCGATAGCTTAATGATTGAGTATTGGCGTAAGCAAGAGTCAGTCTCTTTCTGTTATTGCGGTGAATGCGAATGGAACGGTGAGATTGTGGAACAGCTGGCCAACGTTGTTTTAGAGCTAACCGAAGAATGACGTGGATAGTCGAATCAAGGCTGGAGGGGTCTCGGTCAATCTGGTACAACAACGGAACTGTGAACGTCTCGGCCTAATTGGGGGGCCGCGGCGTTTCGACGAATGAGAGGCGGCAAATCATGCGGCCGACTAGCGCGTTGAAATTGCTCCGGCTCCCCCACAAGTTCCCCTTACGTTGATTATGTCGAGGGTGTCGCTTTGTGACACAGTAACATAGGTACCCTTATTTTTTCATGAACTCCTTAATATCCGGTATCGCTGCCTGTAGCGACTGTTTGTCTTTTTGTACTTGTGTTTGTAGTGAAGCTCCGTCCATAAATGCAGGATCTAGGTTGGCTGAACTCATTTTCTGCCGGTAGTTCGAATCGTTAGATGCCTCCTGAAGAGCCTGTCTAAGAATATTGGTAATATCCTGTGGAGTGCCCGGAGGGGCTGCAATATCGGCACGTGTACTAAGGACATTCGTGAGCTCTGGATGACCGAGTTCTGATATTGTGGGTGTATTTGGTAACTCTGGAAGTCTCTTTGACGAATAGGCAAAGAGCGGCTTCACCATTCCGCTCTGAATCTCCTGCTTTTCCGCCGCATACGGAAAGATGGTGGCATCGACTGAACCTTGTGAGACAGCCAACAAGCATTGCGAGCTTCCGCCGGAGGGAACAAAATTGAGTTTGATGTGCAAGCTTTTGGTTGTCTCGATCGCGGCGATACCAGGCGACGTAGTCGGTCCAGTCTCTGTGATGGTCAGTTCATGTTTCTTTAGTAGATCGGAGAAACTATTTATGCCAGATTTCTTTGATACGACCATGACGTAACCCTGGTTAAACAATTCGCCTAACCACTGAAATTTCGTCATGTCGTATGTACCTTCTCCGATGAACGGACCGACGATCACGCCCGGCATCGGGAAGTTACCGAGGGTATATCCGTCCGGCTTCGCTGAATAAACAGAACTGATGCCAATCGCGTCGTTTCCGCCTGGCATGTTTTTGACAATTACGGACGGATGATTTAGAAGGTATTGGGGGAGATACTCCGCGAGAATACGAGCTGATGTATCCATCGAGCCGCCCGGTTTATCCGGGACAACAATGGTGATGGTTCTGGTTGGAAATTGGGTCGAACTGAGGGCCCCAGTGGACGTGCTTTTGGAGCCGCTACTGGCCCCGGAATTTGTAGAGTTTGCTGAACCACTTGTGCTATGCACCCCA
This is a stretch of genomic DNA from Alicyclobacillus dauci. It encodes these proteins:
- a CDS encoding Rieske 2Fe-2S domain-containing protein — its product is MMSEDQNRTLTRVGKGTPMGELLRRYWYPVAAEVELEQKWTKRVRLLGEDLVLYRDRSGNLGLIAEKCPHRGASMVYGIPETDGIRCAYHGWYFDATGQCIEQPNEPETSTFKERIRISGYRVEKLGGLIFAYLGPDPAPLLPRYDAFAVDRAIRVVGQAILPVNFLQVMENSLDPVHTEWLHGHYHEFIQRELGGDVRVAFSRHHIKTAFDVFEHGIVKRRLLEGQSEDSDDWRIGHPVVFPYMLAVGSGGLGTYAMQMRIPMDDTHTWHVWYNAYVPGEHVEIPQSLQKLCLYDVPWRDAEGEFITDYIDGQDIAMWVTQGTIADRTTEHLGTTDKGIILLRKLYMEQIQRVQKGLDPLGVIRDPSLNGFIKLPLERKKHHFSEGFESVTMRFQTRFCPIAKDLINFFEKTSVAQ
- a CDS encoding tripartite tricarboxylate transporter substrate binding protein gives rise to the protein MKTSQKFGTVIASLSILAATGCGVHSTSGSANSTNSGASSGSKSTSTGALSSTQFPTRTITIVVPDKPGGSMDTSARILAEYLPQYLLNHPSVIVKNMPGGNDAIGISSVYSAKPDGYTLGNFPMPGVIVGPFIGEGTYDMTKFQWLGELFNQGYVMVVSKKSGINSFSDLLKKHELTITETGPTTSPGIAAIETTKSLHIKLNFVPSGGSSQCLLAVSQGSVDATIFPYAAEKQEIQSGMVKPLFAYSSKRLPELPNTPTISELGHPELTNVLSTRADIAAPPGTPQDITNILRQALQEASNDSNYRQKMSSANLDPAFMDGASLQTQVQKDKQSLQAAIPDIKEFMKK